The following nucleotide sequence is from Deinococcus planocerae.
TGAAGGAAAGCTCCACCTGAGGATCGTCTCGACCTCTCCCACTGATATAACCGGGACATCTTCAGCCGCGGTCCCACGTACCCTGAGCAGCAGGGATCCCTGCCCGCTGACCCCGTTCGCCCCGGAGGCCCCATGAGTACCTCGAACCACGTTCTCGCGCTTGTGAAAAGCCATGTCGACCGGGACGACCAGCAGTTCCTGTCGGTGGCCTTGCAGGTCGCGGCGCGCGAGGCCAGGCAGGGACACGGCAACGTGGCGCAGGAACTCCGGAAGCTGATCGACCTCGCCCGCTCGCGGGAGGGCCTCCCGCCGCCGGCTTCCCCCTCCCCGCTGGTGTTCCAACCGCTGCCGCCCAAGGGGGAACTGGCCTCCCTGCTGTCGGTGTCGCACCCGCGCCAGCGGCTCAAGGACCTGGTCCTGCCCGACGAGACGGCCGGACGCCTGGAGCGGGTGATTCACGAGTACGTGCAGCAGGAACGGCTGCGGGCCTTCGGGCTGACCCCGCGGCGCAAGATCCTGATGATCGGCCCGCCCGGCAGCGGCAAGACGCTGACCGCGCACGCCCTGGCCGGCGAGCTGGGGCTGCCGCTCATGACCCTGCTGCTCGAGGGGGTGATCACGAAGTTCATGGGGGAGACGGCGGCGAAACTGCGGACGGTCTTCGAGGCGATGGGCACGATGAGGGGCGTCTACTTCTTCGACGAGTTCGACGCCATCGGCGCGAGGCGCAGCGCGGGCAACGACGTGGGGGAGATTCGGCGCGTCCTGAATTCGTTCCTCCAGTTCCTCGAGCAGGACACCTCCACGAGTCTGATCGTCGCGGCCACGAACCACCCGGAACTCCTCGACCCGGCCCTCTTCCGCCGCTTTGACGACGTCATCGAGTACCAGTTGCCCAGCCCGGCCGTCGTCACCCGCATCCTGAAGAACAAGCTGGCCCGGTTCGCGCCGCCGAAATTCTCCTGGTCGAAGGCGGCCGCCGCCGCCGAGGGGCTGAGTCATGCCGAGGTGGCCCGGGCTGCGGAGGAAGCCGCGAAGACGGCCATTCTGGGTGGACGCGAGCAGATCGGGGGCACGGAACTGCTCGCGGCGATTGAGGAACGCAAACTCGCCCGCCGCTGACGCGCCGAGCCGCTAAGATGCGGGACATCCCGCATGACTGATCCGCGACGCGATCTGAACCACCTCTATCTGGAGAGTCCTGGGCAAGCCACACGGTACGAGGTGCAGGGCAACGTCAGGGCGCACATCACGCCGCGCGACGATCGCGCCGCGCACGCGGCGGCCCTGGCGGGTCAGCTCGCGCTGGCCAGGCAGGCGCTCTCGGGCCTGCCCCGGGACCCCGCGTTCCCCGAGGGGCCGCAGGGGCAGTACCTCGACTTCGAACTTACGGGGCGTGACGCGGACA
It contains:
- a CDS encoding AAA family ATPase — translated: MSTSNHVLALVKSHVDRDDQQFLSVALQVAAREARQGHGNVAQELRKLIDLARSREGLPPPASPSPLVFQPLPPKGELASLLSVSHPRQRLKDLVLPDETAGRLERVIHEYVQQERLRAFGLTPRRKILMIGPPGSGKTLTAHALAGELGLPLMTLLLEGVITKFMGETAAKLRTVFEAMGTMRGVYFFDEFDAIGARRSAGNDVGEIRRVLNSFLQFLEQDTSTSLIVAATNHPELLDPALFRRFDDVIEYQLPSPAVVTRILKNKLARFAPPKFSWSKAAAAAEGLSHAEVARAAEEAAKTAILGGREQIGGTELLAAIEERKLARR